In Rubrobacter calidifluminis, the following proteins share a genomic window:
- a CDS encoding ArsR/SmtB family transcription factor translates to MNRREHREFKDLLYEQFARVGKALASPRRLEMIDLLAQGERTVEEIARQMELPVANVSQHLQVLRRARLVEARREGLYVRYRLADGRVFELWRMLREIGEERLAEIDRLVGDYLEDRASLEEVSAEELREMMRGGEVVVLDVRPEEEYRAGHIAGARSLPVEELEERLERCLRDLPPDRRIVAYCRGPYCVFSDEAVEMLRERGYSAVRLAEGFPEWRAAGFPVETSWG, encoded by the coding sequence ATGAACAGGAGGGAACACCGGGAGTTCAAGGATCTGCTCTACGAGCAGTTCGCGCGGGTGGGGAAAGCGCTGGCGAGCCCGAGGCGGCTGGAGATGATCGACCTCTTGGCGCAGGGGGAGAGGACGGTCGAGGAGATCGCGCGACAGATGGAGCTGCCTGTGGCGAACGTCTCGCAGCATCTGCAGGTCTTGCGTCGGGCGCGGCTGGTCGAGGCGCGGCGGGAGGGGCTCTACGTCCGCTACCGGCTGGCGGACGGGCGGGTCTTCGAGCTGTGGAGGATGCTCAGGGAGATCGGGGAGGAGCGCCTCGCTGAGATAGACCGGCTCGTCGGCGACTACCTCGAGGATCGGGCATCTCTGGAGGAGGTGAGCGCGGAAGAGCTGCGGGAGATGATGCGTGGAGGGGAGGTGGTCGTGCTCGACGTACGGCCCGAGGAAGAGTACCGGGCCGGGCACATCGCCGGAGCTCGCTCGTTACCCGTGGAGGAGCTCGAAGAGCGGCTGGAGAGATGTCTGCGAGATTTGCCTCCGGACCGGCGGATCGTCGCCTACTGCCGCGGGCCTTACTGCGTGTTCTCCGACGAGGCGGTGGAGATGTTGCGCGAGAGAGGTTACAGCGCGGTCCGGCTTGCCGAGGGGTTCCCCGAGTGGCGGGCGGCCGGCTTCCCGGTCGAGACGTCCTGGGGCTGA
- a CDS encoding NAD(P)/FAD-dependent oxidoreductase — MSGRRVVILGAGPGGVAAARRLRRRTSSGVEVVLVERPGGPLYLPGTIPTLLGEGPASRWRAPLALEGVEVVYGEARGVSGSGVRLEDEEIGADAVVAAPGLALDLEALPSSSRVFGFWDPEGAQRASEAIRDLEGGVVAVVISSLPYRCPPAPYGMAMQLANLYRGTSRPVRVVLTTPEEEPLQSLGQKMTDFLRSSCSAEGVEILTGFEPDLTSLGEGALRSADGRDLRFDLALVVPPHRRSPLLAHLPGDGPLVEISRSFETTEENLFVIGDAAATALPRTADGAAAAGRTAADAILERFGILDSPETHLPAPECFVGHGSGRYSHISLRYPDGLPPQGRARVTLEGPSTEIAPAFERAFENWRSLRS, encoded by the coding sequence ATGTCCGGACGGAGGGTCGTGATACTCGGAGCGGGGCCGGGGGGCGTGGCCGCGGCGCGGCGCCTGCGGAGGCGTACGTCCTCAGGGGTAGAAGTAGTGCTCGTCGAGCGACCGGGTGGTCCGCTCTACCTGCCCGGTACGATCCCCACCCTGCTCGGCGAGGGGCCGGCTTCGCGCTGGAGGGCTCCTCTCGCGCTCGAGGGGGTCGAGGTCGTCTACGGCGAGGCCCGGGGTGTCTCGGGGAGCGGGGTAAGGCTCGAGGATGAAGAGATCGGAGCCGACGCCGTCGTGGCCGCGCCGGGGCTCGCGCTCGACCTCGAGGCTCTTCCTTCCTCCTCCCGTGTTTTCGGCTTCTGGGACCCCGAAGGGGCACAGCGTGCTTCGGAAGCGATCCGGGACCTCGAAGGCGGGGTGGTTGCGGTCGTGATCTCTTCTCTGCCCTACCGGTGTCCTCCGGCGCCCTACGGGATGGCGATGCAGCTCGCGAACCTCTACCGCGGTACCTCCCGCCCGGTGAGGGTCGTGCTGACGACCCCCGAGGAGGAGCCCCTGCAGTCGCTCGGACAGAAGATGACGGATTTCCTCCGCTCCTCCTGCTCCGCCGAAGGGGTGGAGATCCTCACCGGCTTCGAACCCGACCTCACCTCGCTCGGGGAGGGAGCCCTCCGATCCGCCGACGGACGCGACCTCCGCTTCGATCTCGCGCTCGTCGTACCCCCGCACCGGAGGTCTCCGCTACTCGCGCACCTGCCAGGTGATGGACCCCTGGTCGAGATCTCCCGATCCTTCGAGACCACCGAGGAGAACCTCTTCGTGATCGGGGACGCCGCAGCCACCGCGCTGCCCCGTACCGCCGACGGAGCCGCCGCCGCGGGACGCACCGCAGCCGATGCGATACTCGAACGCTTCGGCATCCTCGACTCCCCGGAGACCCACCTCCCCGCACCGGAATGCTTCGTCGGCCACGGCTCAGGACGTTACAGCCATATCTCGCTGCGCTACCCGGACGGCCTCCCGCCCCAGGGCCGCGCCAGGGTGACGCTCGAGGGACCCTCCACAGAGATCGCACCCGCCTTCGAGCGAGCCTTCGAAAACTGGCGCTCCCTCCGCTCGTAG
- a CDS encoding TetR/AcrR family transcriptional regulator, whose product MSDRLEERRTSRRRQILEAACRCFARRGFRETAMLDICREANLSIGTIYRYFPDKEALILAVAEFVCGRDTLVLEKATGGTDGAEGACGSVQGMEKNLRGRDPRWLGRLRIELWAESLHNPPVRALVRRCMERMLDSIGEGPSGEDPHETLALLQGLIIQREILGGAGTRPRSSREYIRVEG is encoded by the coding sequence ATGAGCGATCGGCTGGAGGAGCGGCGGACGAGCAGGCGCAGGCAGATCCTGGAGGCGGCGTGCCGCTGCTTCGCCCGCAGGGGGTTTCGCGAGACGGCGATGCTGGACATATGCCGGGAGGCGAACCTGAGCATAGGCACGATCTACCGTTACTTCCCGGACAAAGAGGCGCTCATACTCGCGGTGGCCGAGTTCGTCTGCGGCAGGGACACGCTCGTCCTGGAGAAGGCTACCGGTGGAACGGACGGGGCGGAGGGAGCCTGCGGGAGCGTTCAGGGCATGGAGAAGAACCTGCGTGGGCGGGATCCCAGGTGGCTGGGCCGGTTGAGGATCGAGCTGTGGGCGGAGTCGCTGCACAATCCTCCGGTGCGGGCGCTGGTCAGGCGGTGCATGGAGCGCATGCTGGACAGTATCGGCGAGGGACCCTCCGGCGAGGATCCACACGAAACCCTGGCCCTGCTCCAGGGGCTCATCATCCAGCGCGAGATCCTGGGTGGCGCGGGGACACGCCCACGTTCCAGTCGGGAGTATATCCGGGTGGAGGGGTAG
- a CDS encoding Crp/Fnr family transcriptional regulator produces the protein MTGLETSGSLREAEWRRVMEAATGMGFGLSRRHHERGEPVYRDEEPADGLYVITTGAVMVTREHSGGKEATVRILGPWDHFGHALFPEGTAGDLPVQTHARVCSGRCEVVKIPRIFLRKACSVRPGLVLSLVTLDNLRLAEQQEMSRCLLPRRVRSRLLELFPILISKFGAACEDPEYMEIVLHLTHHDLAGMVSASRESVTVALAELCREGVVRTSRGRLQVRLSRLQGFPREPAPTPPATGDGIE, from the coding sequence ATGACGGGGCTGGAAACATCGGGCAGTCTCCGGGAAGCGGAGTGGCGCAGGGTCATGGAGGCCGCCACCGGGATGGGATTCGGGCTGAGTCGCAGACATCACGAGCGTGGAGAGCCCGTGTACCGGGACGAAGAGCCGGCCGACGGCCTGTACGTGATCACCACGGGTGCCGTCATGGTGACCCGGGAACATTCTGGAGGCAAGGAGGCCACGGTCAGGATACTCGGCCCCTGGGATCACTTCGGGCACGCCCTCTTCCCGGAGGGGACAGCCGGAGATCTCCCCGTACAGACCCACGCCAGGGTATGTTCCGGACGGTGTGAGGTAGTCAAAATCCCCAGGATATTCCTGCGCAAAGCCTGCAGCGTTCGGCCCGGGCTGGTCCTGAGCCTGGTGACGCTCGACAACCTCAGGCTCGCCGAGCAGCAAGAGATGAGCAGGTGCCTGCTGCCACGGCGCGTGAGGAGCAGGCTGCTGGAGCTCTTTCCCATACTGATCAGCAAGTTCGGTGCAGCGTGCGAGGATCCGGAGTACATGGAGATAGTGCTCCATCTGACCCACCACGACCTGGCCGGAATGGTCTCCGCGAGCCGGGAGTCCGTCACGGTGGCGCTCGCGGAGCTGTGCAGGGAGGGGGTGGTCCGCACCTCCAGGGGACGCCTGCAGGTCCGGCTCTCCCGGCTGCAGGGGTTCCCGCGCGAACCCGCCCCCACTCCCCCGGCCACGGGCGATGGCATAGAATGA
- a CDS encoding Lon protease family protein has product MRQLKDGLEPSRLYHHCDPESLPFTTTEELDDLDGGMGQPRAVEAVRFGIGIDRPGYNIYALGPPGTGKHTLVRHFLEKEAGKRSAPSDWVYVHNFEHPYRPRAIELPPGMGVRLRRDMEQLVEELRPSLSSAFEGEEYQARRRAIEEEFSERSNRAFAELRRKAQERGLALLQTPMGWVFAPLREGQVLSPQQIQQLPEEEQQRLEQEVEELQQELQRVLSEEIPRWQREMQRRLRELNREVTNFAVGARIEELKEEYASFEAVRRYLEEVRRDIVQNAQEILSPGQGHEDGERQQEQMHVPAARRYQVNVLVDRSRLEEAPVVYEDNPTYQNLLGRVEYMARMGALVTDFNMIRPGALHRANGGYLILDARRLLTQPFAWEGLKRALRSRLLRIESPGQMVGLISTISLEPEPIPLDVKVVLLGDRLLYYLLSALDPEFGQLFKVAADFDEEVDRSEENNLLYSRLIASIARREGLMPFDRTGVARVIEHASRMVGDSRKLLVHVESLADVLREADYWARQNGNGAVTAADVQKAIDARTYRSDRLREKVQEQILRGTLLIDTEGERVGQVNGLSVIELGGFAFGRPSRISARIRMGRGEVVDIEREVKLSGPIHSKGVMILAGFLGGRYATRRPLSLSASLVFEQSYGGVEGDSASSAELYALLSAIAGLPVKQSLAVTGSVNQHGDVQAIGGVNEKIEGFFDICRMRGLNGEQGVLIPASNVDNLMLRRDVVEAVERGDFHIYPVETIDEGIELLTGVPAGEPDEEGNYPEDTVNGMVERRLAELGERMRALARQSSREENDG; this is encoded by the coding sequence ATGCGCCAGTTGAAGGACGGGCTTGAACCATCGAGGCTCTACCATCACTGTGATCCCGAGAGCCTGCCCTTCACGACGACCGAGGAGCTCGATGACCTCGACGGCGGGATGGGCCAGCCGCGGGCGGTGGAGGCCGTCCGCTTCGGCATCGGGATAGACCGGCCCGGGTACAACATCTACGCCCTCGGTCCGCCCGGAACGGGCAAGCACACGCTGGTCAGGCACTTCCTCGAAAAGGAGGCCGGGAAGAGATCGGCCCCCTCCGACTGGGTCTACGTCCACAACTTCGAGCACCCCTACAGGCCGCGGGCGATAGAGCTACCTCCAGGGATGGGGGTGCGGCTGCGCCGGGACATGGAGCAGCTCGTCGAGGAGCTCAGGCCGTCGCTCTCGAGCGCCTTCGAAGGCGAGGAATATCAGGCCCGCCGCCGGGCGATAGAGGAGGAGTTCTCCGAGCGTTCCAACCGCGCCTTCGCCGAGCTGAGGAGGAAGGCACAGGAGAGAGGGCTCGCGCTCCTGCAGACCCCGATGGGATGGGTCTTCGCACCGCTGAGGGAGGGACAGGTGCTCTCCCCGCAGCAGATCCAGCAGCTCCCCGAGGAGGAGCAGCAGCGCCTGGAGCAGGAGGTGGAAGAGCTGCAGCAGGAGCTGCAACGGGTGCTCTCCGAGGAGATCCCGCGCTGGCAGCGTGAGATGCAGCGGAGGCTGAGGGAGCTCAACCGGGAGGTGACCAACTTCGCGGTGGGCGCGCGGATAGAAGAGCTCAAGGAGGAGTACGCCTCCTTCGAGGCGGTGAGGCGCTACCTCGAGGAAGTGCGCCGCGACATCGTCCAGAACGCGCAGGAGATCCTCTCCCCCGGACAGGGGCACGAGGACGGGGAGAGGCAGCAGGAGCAAATGCACGTCCCGGCCGCCCGCCGCTACCAGGTCAACGTGCTGGTCGACCGCAGCAGGCTCGAAGAGGCTCCCGTCGTCTACGAGGACAACCCTACCTACCAGAACCTGCTCGGGCGGGTGGAGTACATGGCCAGGATGGGCGCGCTGGTGACGGACTTCAACATGATCCGGCCCGGCGCGCTGCACCGGGCCAACGGGGGGTATCTGATCCTCGACGCCCGCCGGCTGCTCACGCAGCCCTTCGCCTGGGAGGGGCTCAAGCGGGCGCTGCGCTCCCGGCTCTTGCGCATAGAGTCGCCGGGGCAGATGGTCGGGCTCATCAGCACGATCTCGCTCGAGCCCGAGCCCATCCCGCTCGACGTGAAGGTGGTCCTCCTCGGGGACCGTCTGCTCTATTACCTGCTCTCCGCGCTCGACCCGGAGTTCGGTCAGCTCTTCAAGGTCGCAGCGGACTTCGACGAGGAGGTGGACCGAAGTGAGGAGAACAACCTCCTGTACTCACGGCTCATCGCCTCCATCGCCCGGCGGGAGGGTCTGATGCCCTTCGACCGCACCGGGGTGGCACGGGTGATAGAGCACGCCTCCCGCATGGTCGGCGACTCGCGCAAACTCCTGGTGCACGTCGAGAGCCTCGCCGACGTCCTGCGCGAGGCCGACTACTGGGCGCGCCAGAACGGGAACGGCGCGGTCACCGCCGCCGACGTCCAGAAGGCCATAGACGCCCGCACCTACCGCTCGGACCGGCTGCGCGAGAAGGTGCAGGAGCAGATCCTGCGCGGCACCCTTCTGATAGACACCGAGGGCGAGCGCGTCGGGCAGGTCAACGGGCTCTCGGTGATAGAGCTCGGCGGCTTCGCCTTCGGGCGTCCGAGCAGGATCTCGGCCCGCATCCGCATGGGGCGCGGCGAGGTCGTGGACATCGAGCGCGAGGTGAAGCTCTCCGGTCCCATCCACTCCAAGGGCGTCATGATCCTGGCCGGCTTCCTCGGGGGGCGCTACGCCACCCGCCGCCCGCTCTCACTCTCGGCGAGCCTGGTCTTCGAGCAATCCTACGGCGGCGTGGAGGGAGACTCGGCCTCCTCCGCCGAGCTCTACGCGCTGCTCTCCGCGATAGCCGGGCTGCCGGTGAAGCAATCGCTCGCGGTCACCGGGTCGGTGAACCAGCACGGCGACGTGCAGGCCATAGGCGGGGTCAACGAGAAGATAGAGGGCTTCTTCGACATCTGCCGCATGCGTGGCCTCAACGGGGAGCAGGGCGTCCTGATCCCGGCCTCCAACGTCGACAACCTGATGCTGCGGCGCGACGTGGTCGAGGCGGTCGAGCGCGGAGATTTCCACATCTACCCGGTGGAGACGATCGATGAGGGGATCGAGCTTCTGACCGGGGTTCCGGCCGGGGAACCGGACGAGGAGGGCAACTATCCGGAGGACACGGTGAACGGCATGGTGGAACGAAGACTGGCCGAACTCGGGGAGAGGATGCGGGCTCTGGCCCGGCAGTCCTCCCGGGAGGAGAACGATGGCTGA
- a CDS encoding DUF6691 family protein, with protein sequence MRNLAVFLSGLVFGLGLAVSGMTNPARVIGFLDVAGRWNPTLAFVMGGAVIVTFFAFRLTIRRGRPVFAQSFELPEKKAIDGRLIGGAAVFGIGWGIGGFCPGPAVVALVSGVWPVFTFVAAMLAGMALHAILFEGEGSSRRETFQVRGRFRERS encoded by the coding sequence ATGAGGAACCTCGCGGTATTTCTCAGCGGGCTTGTCTTCGGGCTCGGTCTCGCGGTCTCCGGGATGACGAACCCGGCCCGGGTGATCGGGTTTTTGGACGTCGCCGGGCGCTGGAACCCCACGCTCGCGTTCGTCATGGGCGGGGCGGTGATCGTGACGTTTTTCGCCTTCCGCCTGACGATACGCCGGGGGCGGCCTGTCTTCGCGCAGAGCTTCGAGCTTCCGGAGAAGAAGGCCATCGACGGCAGGCTCATCGGGGGCGCGGCCGTCTTCGGCATCGGATGGGGGATCGGGGGCTTCTGCCCGGGGCCTGCGGTGGTGGCTCTCGTGAGCGGGGTGTGGCCGGTTTTCACCTTCGTCGCCGCCATGCTCGCCGGGATGGCGCTCCACGCGATCCTCTTCGAGGGGGAAGGCTCATCCCGGCGGGAGACCTTCCAGGTGCGCGGCAGGTTCAGGGAACGATCATGA
- a CDS encoding YeeE/YedE family protein: protein MGGFAPVDGLVGGILIGVSATLLMLFEGRIAGISGIVGGLLRPLGWRGGWRAAFVAGLLAGGVIYEVFGGGMRVQLQASVPAMVVAGLLVGFGTRLGSGCTSGHGVCGMARLSRRSICATLVFMVVAMITVFVTRHVL, encoded by the coding sequence ATGGGAGGTTTCGCGCCCGTCGATGGGCTCGTCGGGGGTATTCTCATCGGGGTTTCGGCGACTCTTTTGATGCTCTTCGAGGGGCGTATTGCGGGGATAAGCGGCATTGTTGGGGGGCTTTTGAGGCCTTTGGGATGGAGGGGTGGCTGGCGGGCCGCTTTCGTGGCCGGGCTTCTGGCCGGTGGGGTGATCTACGAGGTATTCGGTGGGGGGATGCGGGTCCAGCTGCAGGCGTCGGTGCCGGCGATGGTCGTCGCGGGGCTCCTGGTGGGTTTCGGGACCCGGCTCGGATCGGGGTGCACCAGCGGGCACGGGGTGTGCGGGATGGCGCGGCTCTCCCGGCGTTCGATCTGTGCGACGCTCGTCTTCATGGTCGTCGCCATGATCACGGTCTTCGTCACGCGCCACGTTCTCTAG
- a CDS encoding MBL fold metallo-hydrolase, translated as MLFERVYDEDLAQASYLIGCQASGEAVVVDPRRDIGVYLEMAEKNGLRIVAVTETHIHADYLSGSRELAEATGATLYLSDEGDEDWKYGFGDEKLHDGDEIKLGNITIRTVHTPGHTPEHVSFLVTDGALTDEPGYLLSGDFVFVGDLGRPDLLEEAAGIANTREKGAREMFASLRDRFMPLADYVQVHPGHGAGSACGKALGSVPSSTVGYEKLFSWWRRYVESGDEDGFVEALLEGQPDAPAYFGRMKRQNKEGPALLGELPQLERYDAAELARRLRNGEMLLIDTRPLEEYYREAIVGAIVVPGGEHLATAAGWVIDPERDDRPIALLARDGEDAEEMRDHLIRVGIDNVRGYVTSTEGLPKEPVKLVTPEELEKMDGGASVLDVRARSEYTEGHIPGAIQTHVGRVRWKLNELPPGRPLVVHCQSGRRAAIAASTLRLHNVDGVLELEGSYEGWAGARKETRTV; from the coding sequence ATGCTCTTTGAGAGGGTCTACGACGAGGATCTCGCGCAGGCGAGTTACCTCATCGGGTGTCAGGCGAGTGGCGAAGCGGTGGTGGTGGACCCGAGGCGGGATATCGGGGTCTACCTGGAGATGGCGGAGAAGAACGGCCTGCGCATCGTGGCGGTGACCGAGACGCACATCCACGCCGACTATCTCTCGGGCTCACGTGAGCTTGCCGAGGCGACGGGGGCCACGCTGTACCTCTCGGACGAGGGGGACGAAGACTGGAAGTATGGCTTCGGCGACGAGAAGCTGCATGATGGGGACGAGATAAAGCTCGGCAACATCACCATACGGACGGTGCACACTCCCGGGCACACGCCGGAGCACGTCTCGTTTCTGGTCACGGACGGGGCGCTGACCGACGAGCCGGGATATCTGCTCAGCGGCGACTTCGTATTCGTAGGGGATCTCGGGCGGCCCGACCTGCTGGAGGAGGCTGCGGGCATCGCCAACACGCGCGAGAAGGGCGCCCGGGAGATGTTCGCGAGCCTCCGGGACAGGTTCATGCCGCTGGCCGATTACGTGCAGGTCCACCCCGGGCATGGGGCGGGGAGCGCGTGCGGGAAGGCGCTCGGCTCCGTTCCGAGCAGCACGGTCGGCTACGAGAAGCTGTTCTCGTGGTGGAGGCGGTATGTGGAGTCGGGCGACGAGGACGGTTTCGTCGAGGCGCTGCTCGAAGGCCAGCCGGACGCGCCGGCCTATTTCGGGAGGATGAAGCGTCAGAACAAGGAGGGGCCCGCGCTGCTCGGCGAGCTCCCGCAGCTCGAGCGCTACGACGCGGCGGAGCTCGCCCGGCGGCTAAGGAACGGCGAGATGCTCCTGATAGACACGCGTCCTCTGGAGGAGTACTACCGGGAAGCGATCGTAGGGGCGATCGTCGTCCCCGGCGGGGAGCATCTGGCGACCGCCGCCGGGTGGGTCATAGATCCCGAGCGGGACGACAGGCCGATCGCGCTCCTCGCCCGGGACGGGGAGGACGCAGAAGAGATGCGGGACCACCTCATCCGGGTCGGGATAGACAACGTCCGGGGATATGTGACGAGCACAGAAGGGCTTCCCAAGGAACCCGTCAAGCTCGTCACCCCGGAAGAGCTGGAGAAGATGGATGGAGGGGCCTCGGTCCTCGACGTGAGGGCCAGGAGCGAGTACACGGAAGGGCACATCCCCGGGGCGATCCAGACGCACGTCGGGAGGGTAAGGTGGAAGCTCAACGAACTGCCCCCGGGTCGCCCGCTCGTCGTACACTGCCAGTCCGGGAGGCGCGCGGCCATAGCCGCGAGCACGCTGCGACTGCACAATGTGGATGGGGTGCTCGAGCTCGAGGGCAGCTACGAGGGGTGGGCCGGAGCCCGGAAGGAGACCAGGACGGTCTAG